The following proteins come from a genomic window of Kitasatospora sp. NBC_01246:
- a CDS encoding homoserine dehydrogenase has translation MMRTRPLKVALLGCGVVGSEVARIMTTDAADLAARIGAPVELAGIAVRRAGRVRPGVPEHLITTDAEALVNRGDIDVVIEVVGGIEPSKHLLLSAFRNGASVVSANKALLAKDGTELHAAAAEAGVDLYYEAAVAGAIPLIRPLRESLAGDKVNRVLGIVNGTTNFILDKMDSTGAGYSEALEEATALGYAEADPTADVEGFDAAAKAAILAGIAFHTKVTAADVYREGLTEVTAADIASAKQMGCVVKLLAICERAADGASVTARVHPAMIPLTHPLASVREAYNAVFVEAEAAGRLMFYGPGAGGAPTASAVLGDLVAVCRNKLAGATGPGDSVYTRLPAKPMDEVVTRYHVSLDVDDRAGVLAQVASVFAEHGVSIDTVRQQGRDGDASLVVVTHRATDAALSATVDKLRALDSVRDVASIMRVEGE, from the coding sequence ATGATGCGTACGCGGCCGCTGAAGGTGGCGTTGCTGGGCTGTGGTGTGGTGGGCTCCGAGGTGGCGCGCATCATGACGACGGACGCCGCCGACCTCGCCGCGCGCATCGGCGCGCCGGTCGAGCTCGCCGGCATCGCGGTCCGCCGGGCCGGGCGGGTGCGCCCGGGCGTGCCGGAGCACCTGATCACGACGGATGCCGAGGCCCTGGTCAACCGGGGCGACATCGATGTGGTGATCGAGGTGGTGGGTGGCATCGAGCCCTCCAAACACCTCCTCCTGTCGGCGTTCCGCAACGGCGCCTCGGTGGTCAGCGCCAACAAGGCGCTGCTCGCCAAGGACGGCACCGAGTTGCACGCCGCGGCCGCCGAGGCCGGGGTGGACCTGTACTACGAGGCCGCGGTGGCCGGCGCGATCCCGCTGATCCGCCCGCTGCGCGAGTCCCTGGCCGGGGACAAGGTCAACCGGGTGCTCGGGATCGTCAACGGCACCACCAACTTCATCCTCGACAAGATGGACAGCACCGGCGCCGGCTACTCGGAGGCGCTGGAGGAGGCCACCGCGCTCGGTTACGCGGAGGCGGACCCGACGGCCGACGTGGAGGGCTTCGACGCGGCCGCCAAGGCCGCGATCCTGGCCGGCATCGCGTTCCACACCAAGGTCACCGCGGCGGACGTCTACCGCGAGGGACTGACCGAGGTGACCGCCGCCGACATCGCCTCCGCCAAGCAGATGGGCTGTGTCGTCAAGCTGCTGGCGATCTGCGAGCGGGCGGCCGACGGCGCGTCCGTCACCGCGCGGGTCCACCCCGCGATGATCCCGCTCACGCACCCGCTGGCCTCGGTCCGCGAGGCGTACAACGCGGTGTTCGTGGAGGCCGAGGCGGCCGGCCGGCTGATGTTCTACGGCCCGGGCGCGGGCGGCGCGCCGACCGCCTCGGCGGTCCTCGGCGACCTCGTCGCGGTCTGCCGCAACAAGCTCGCCGGCGCCACCGGCCCCGGCGACTCGGTGTACACCCGGCTGCCGGCCAAGCCGATGGACGAGGTCGTCACCCGGTACCACGTCAGCCTCGATGTGGACGACCGCGCGGGCGTGCTCGCCCAGGTGGCGTCCGTCTTCGCCGAGCACGGGGTCTCCATCGACACCGTGCGCCAGCAGGGCCGCGACGGCGACGCCTCGCTCGTCGTGGTCACCCACCGTGCCACCGACGCCGCCCTGTCGGCGACGGTCGACAAGCTCCGCGCGCTGGACAGCGTGCGGGACGTGGCCAGCATCATGCGGGTCGAAGGGGAGTAG
- the thrC gene encoding threonine synthase, which translates to MNAVIARGAHTHQWRGLIEEYRDRLPVSDTTPVVTLLEGGTPLVPAQVLSERTGCEVYLKVEGANPTGSFKDRGMTMAISKAKEDGAQAVICASTGNTSASAAAYAVRAGMVSAVLVPQGKIALGKMGQALVHGAKILQVDGNFDDCLTLARELSEKYPVALVNSVNPVRIEGQKTAAFEIVDMLGDAPDIHVLPVGNAGNITAYWKGYREYAADGLSTRTPRMWGFQASGSAPIVDGAPVLKPQTIATAIRIGNPASWDYALAARDESGGLIDKVTDRQILSAYRLLAAQEGVFVEPASAASVAGLLAKAEAGLVDPGQRIVCTVTGNGLKDPDWAVAGAPQPQIVPIDPEAAAQRLGLLD; encoded by the coding sequence ATGAACGCCGTGATCGCCAGAGGCGCGCACACCCACCAGTGGCGCGGGCTGATCGAGGAGTACCGTGACCGCCTGCCGGTCAGCGACACCACGCCCGTGGTCACCCTGCTGGAGGGCGGCACGCCGCTGGTGCCCGCCCAGGTGCTCTCCGAGCGCACCGGCTGCGAGGTCTACCTCAAGGTCGAGGGTGCCAACCCCACCGGGTCCTTCAAGGACCGCGGTATGACGATGGCCATCTCCAAGGCCAAGGAGGACGGCGCCCAGGCCGTCATCTGCGCCTCCACCGGCAACACCTCGGCCTCCGCCGCCGCCTACGCGGTGCGTGCCGGGATGGTGTCGGCGGTACTGGTGCCGCAGGGCAAGATCGCGCTCGGCAAGATGGGCCAGGCGCTGGTCCACGGCGCCAAGATCCTTCAGGTGGACGGGAACTTCGACGACTGCCTCACCCTTGCGCGTGAACTGTCCGAGAAGTACCCGGTGGCGCTGGTCAACTCGGTGAACCCGGTGCGGATCGAGGGCCAGAAGACCGCCGCCTTCGAGATCGTGGACATGCTCGGCGACGCGCCGGACATCCACGTGCTCCCGGTCGGCAACGCGGGCAACATCACCGCGTACTGGAAGGGCTACCGCGAGTACGCCGCCGACGGACTGTCCACCCGGACGCCGCGCATGTGGGGCTTCCAGGCCTCCGGTTCGGCCCCGATCGTGGATGGCGCCCCGGTGCTCAAGCCGCAGACCATCGCCACCGCGATCCGGATCGGCAACCCCGCCTCCTGGGACTACGCGCTCGCCGCGCGGGACGAGTCCGGCGGCCTCATCGACAAGGTGACGGACCGTCAGATCCTCTCCGCCTACCGGCTGTTGGCCGCGCAGGAGGGTGTCTTCGTGGAGCCCGCCTCGGCCGCCTCGGTGGCCGGCCTGCTGGCCAAGGCGGAGGCCGGCCTGGTCGACCCGGGCCAGCGGATCGTCTGCACGGTGACCGGCAACGGCCTCAAGGACCCGGACTGGGCGGTGGCCGGCGCGCCGCAGCCGCAGATCGTCCCGATCGACCCCGAGGCCGCCGCCCAGCGCCTCGGCCTGCTCGACTGA
- the thrB gene encoding homoserine kinase: MAGPAFRAAAVRVRVPATSANLGPGFDAFGLALGLYDDVVVRVADSGLTVDIAGEGAETLARDERHLVVRAMRAAFDRLGGQPRGLEVVCANRIPHGRGLGSSSAAICAGIVAARAVTIGGPSALDDDALLALASELEGHPDNVAACLRGNFTVAWTDEESAKAVTLEPSDRVVPVVFVPATEVLTETARGLLPRTVPLADAAVNAGRAALLVEALTRRPELLLAATEDRLHQDYRASAMLDSAALVGALRAEGIPAVISGAGPTVLALTDEAGADKVLAFAEDAGQGGAVFAAHRLELDRAGASVLPLDG; encoded by the coding sequence ATGGCCGGTCCTGCGTTCCGTGCCGCCGCCGTCCGGGTCCGGGTTCCCGCGACCAGCGCCAATCTCGGCCCGGGCTTCGACGCCTTCGGACTCGCGCTGGGTCTGTACGACGACGTGGTCGTCCGGGTCGCCGACTCCGGGCTCACCGTCGACATCGCCGGTGAGGGCGCCGAGACGCTCGCCCGGGACGAGCGCCACCTGGTGGTGCGCGCGATGCGCGCCGCCTTCGACCGGCTCGGCGGCCAGCCGCGCGGCCTCGAAGTGGTCTGCGCCAACCGGATACCGCACGGCCGTGGCCTGGGCTCCTCCTCCGCCGCGATCTGCGCCGGCATCGTGGCCGCCCGTGCCGTCACCATCGGCGGCCCGTCCGCGCTGGACGACGACGCGCTGCTGGCCCTCGCCTCCGAGCTGGAGGGTCACCCCGACAACGTCGCGGCCTGCCTGCGCGGCAACTTCACGGTGGCCTGGACGGACGAGGAGTCGGCCAAGGCCGTCACGCTGGAGCCGTCCGACCGGGTCGTCCCGGTGGTCTTCGTCCCGGCGACCGAGGTGCTCACCGAGACCGCCCGCGGTCTGCTGCCCCGGACCGTCCCGCTGGCCGACGCCGCCGTCAACGCCGGCCGTGCCGCGCTGCTGGTCGAAGCGCTGACCCGTCGGCCCGAGCTGCTGCTCGCCGCGACCGAGGACCGGCTGCACCAGGACTACCGGGCCTCCGCGATGCTGGACAGCGCCGCCCTGGTGGGCGCGCTGCGCGCGGAGGGCATCCCCGCGGTGATCTCCGGCGCCGGCCCGACCGTACTCGCGCTCACCGACGAGGCGGGCGCCGACAAGGTGCTGGCCTTCGCCGAGGACGCAGGTCAGGGCGGTGCGGTGTTCGCCGCACACCGTCTGGAGCTCGACCGGGCCGGAGCCTCGGTGCTCCCGC